The following are encoded together in the Serratia odorifera genome:
- a CDS encoding tail assembly protein: MNLNNQYRTVRLYGVLGAKFGRVHRLVIDTPREAIKALSVTIPGFERFLQTSKARGLTYAVFKGKRNIGFDEIKFSGCDDIRIAPMIIGSKKAGVFQTILGAVLVAAGAVMTYMSGGVASPLASSMMMSGAAMMLGGVVQMLSPMQGGLARREDPDNKPSYAFGGPVNTIAQGNPVPIGYGKRRIGGAIISAGIYAEDQQ; this comes from the coding sequence ATGAATCTAAATAATCAATACCGAACAGTGCGTCTCTATGGCGTGCTGGGGGCGAAATTTGGCCGCGTTCATCGCCTTGTCATCGATACACCGAGAGAAGCCATTAAAGCATTGTCTGTGACAATCCCAGGGTTCGAGCGCTTTTTGCAAACTTCGAAGGCAAGAGGGTTAACCTACGCTGTATTCAAAGGTAAGCGGAATATCGGCTTTGATGAAATAAAATTCAGTGGGTGTGATGATATTAGAATTGCCCCCATGATTATCGGCAGTAAAAAAGCCGGGGTGTTCCAAACTATTTTGGGCGCTGTGCTCGTTGCCGCCGGGGCGGTAATGACTTATATGTCAGGTGGTGTGGCGTCGCCGCTGGCATCAAGCATGATGATGTCAGGTGCCGCAATGATGCTCGGCGGCGTTGTGCAGATGCTGTCTCCCATGCAGGGAGGGCTAGCCCGAAGAGAAGACCCCGACAACAAGCCCAGTTACGCCTTTGGCGGCCCGGTGAATACGATAGCCCAGGGCAACCCGGTGCCGATTGGTTACGGGAAGCGCCGCATCGGAGGGGCAATCATCTCCGCCGGCATTTATGCAGAAGATCAGCAGTAA
- a CDS encoding phage minor tail protein L, which translates to MSLHADYQKLEPGSKVRLYVVDGSGFNGPELYFHSHTIPHTEDEIEAAGDDPGKLLAKSIWWQGQEYKPWPVKIEGLEVNSDGSAPSPTLSVGNIDGKIASLCLYYQNMAKAKVTIRDTLSHYLDARNFPEGNPEADPSQEDIDVWYIDRKLNGNNKVIEFALSSPADLDGLMIPTRQIHSLCTWCMRGQYRGASCGYTGTAYFDADGNPTDDPSKDECSGLLSTGCEPRWGKGNPLPFGGFPGSALLKR; encoded by the coding sequence ATGTCATTACATGCCGATTACCAGAAATTAGAGCCTGGGAGCAAAGTGCGCCTGTATGTTGTCGATGGTTCTGGTTTTAATGGACCTGAGCTTTATTTTCATAGTCACACCATTCCCCATACTGAAGATGAAATCGAAGCTGCAGGGGATGACCCTGGAAAACTTCTGGCGAAATCGATCTGGTGGCAAGGCCAGGAGTACAAGCCGTGGCCGGTTAAAATCGAAGGTCTTGAAGTCAACAGTGATGGTTCCGCGCCAAGCCCTACGCTGTCAGTCGGTAACATCGACGGTAAGATCGCGTCACTTTGCTTGTATTACCAGAACATGGCGAAGGCCAAGGTTACTATCCGCGACACCCTATCGCATTACCTGGATGCCCGTAATTTTCCTGAAGGCAACCCGGAGGCTGATCCGTCTCAGGAAGATATCGACGTTTGGTATATTGACCGCAAGCTGAACGGGAATAACAAAGTTATTGAGTTCGCGCTGTCATCGCCGGCCGATCTTGACGGACTTATGATCCCGACTCGGCAAATTCACAGCCTTTGCACTTGGTGTATGCGCGGGCAATATCGCGGTGCATCGTGTGGTTATACCGGTACCGCGTATTTTGATGCGGACGGTAACCCGACAGATGATCCATCGAAGGATGAATGTTCCGGCCTGTTGTCCACTGGGTGTGAGCCGCGATGGGGCAAGGGTAATCCGTTGCCGTTCGGCGGTTTCCCTGGCTCCGCATTGCTGAAGAGGTGA
- a CDS encoding phage tail protein, with protein MKLETFDFPARVGTAGDIEPQVRSTPFGDGYVQSTGDGINSEKESWPLSFVGPWEEIQPIIAFLRSHKGYRSFKWRNPIFELGLYQAGKLTITASGAYFSLSVTFTRAYHP; from the coding sequence ATGAAATTAGAAACGTTTGATTTCCCCGCACGGGTTGGAACGGCGGGAGATATTGAGCCGCAGGTCAGGTCAACCCCGTTCGGGGATGGATACGTGCAGAGTACCGGTGATGGTATTAACAGTGAAAAAGAGAGCTGGCCGCTGTCGTTTGTGGGGCCGTGGGAGGAAATACAACCGATCATTGCGTTTCTTCGTTCGCACAAGGGCTATCGGTCATTCAAATGGAGAAACCCGATTTTTGAGCTTGGCCTCTATCAGGCTGGCAAACTCACCATCACCGCCAGCGGGGCGTACTTCTCTCTTTCGGTAACATTCACCCGCGCTTACCACCCGTAG
- a CDS encoding phage tail protein — MTEKYNLKALKAALLKSDEHVIEVPMFGTKTFIRRLKAAELQANEDGMKGAIESGDMNEAARLNVELLLSCFTTPDGNRIPAASLPTVDELLAAHDNPTLVEAISTVKRHAVGTLEDAEKN, encoded by the coding sequence ATGACAGAGAAATATAACTTGAAGGCGCTAAAGGCCGCGTTGTTGAAATCTGACGAGCATGTCATTGAAGTGCCGATGTTTGGCACTAAAACGTTTATCCGTCGCTTGAAGGCGGCTGAGCTACAGGCTAATGAAGACGGCATGAAAGGCGCTATCGAGTCCGGTGACATGAATGAAGCCGCCCGCCTAAATGTTGAGCTGCTGCTGTCCTGCTTTACGACGCCAGATGGCAATCGCATTCCGGCCGCGTCTCTTCCTACCGTTGATGAATTGTTAGCGGCGCATGATAACCCAACGCTGGTTGAGGCGATCAGCACCGTCAAACGTCACGCCGTTGGAACGCTGGAAGACGCGGAAAAAAACTAA
- a CDS encoding immunoglobulin domain-containing protein: MTTQPSNADLAVGGNLSLTVAATSSNGNPVKYQWQKNGVNIAGATAATYTKNAVAATDAGTYRAVMNADGAEAVNSNTATVTVN, from the coding sequence GTGACCACCCAGCCGAGCAACGCTGATTTGGCAGTTGGGGGCAATTTGTCCCTGACTGTTGCGGCTACATCCAGTAACGGCAATCCCGTAAAATACCAATGGCAGAAAAACGGCGTCAACATCGCCGGGGCTACTGCTGCCACCTATACCAAAAACGCTGTTGCAGCCACTGATGCCGGTACGTATCGGGCTGTGATGAATGCTGATGGCGCTGAGGCAGTAAACAGCAACACGGCGACGGTTACCGTTAACTAA
- a CDS encoding HK97-gp10 family putative phage morphogenesis protein: MIGINVTGMDELARQLEALGRDVSTKILRDAGRAALAPVLEDMQQHAGYDETSNGPHMRDSISIRSTTRGAAQVTLRVGPSKAHQMKALAQEFGTVKQVADPYIRPALDYNKTQVLRILAAEIRYGIENR; the protein is encoded by the coding sequence ATGATCGGCATTAACGTTACGGGCATGGATGAATTGGCGCGTCAACTTGAGGCGCTGGGGAGGGATGTTTCCACCAAAATATTACGCGATGCGGGGCGTGCCGCTTTGGCCCCAGTGCTGGAAGACATGCAGCAACATGCCGGTTATGACGAAACATCCAACGGCCCGCATATGCGCGATAGTATTTCCATTCGTTCAACAACGCGTGGTGCTGCGCAGGTAACGCTGCGTGTCGGACCCAGCAAAGCGCACCAGATGAAGGCGCTGGCGCAGGAGTTTGGCACAGTCAAGCAAGTGGCTGATCCGTACATCCGGCCTGCGTTGGATTACAACAAAACTCAAGTGTTACGCATCCTGGCGGCAGAAATCCGCTACGGCATCGAAAACCGGTAG
- a CDS encoding phage head closure protein: MKTLRAGQLRFRIRLFRPVTLRDDKTGSPVNSFEFVSEVWADAEPISNRKIRTGEQEQVVETMLFTLRPREEITVDWQVVFQKRIFTVRAPDRSQADRLLITAEADIRHDRV, translated from the coding sequence ATGAAAACTTTACGTGCTGGGCAGCTTCGTTTTCGTATCAGGCTTTTCCGTCCCGTTACCCTTCGCGATGATAAAACCGGTTCGCCGGTGAATTCCTTCGAATTTGTGTCAGAGGTCTGGGCCGATGCGGAGCCAATATCCAACAGGAAAATTCGTACTGGCGAACAGGAGCAGGTGGTGGAAACCATGCTATTCACGCTCCGGCCTCGTGAGGAAATTACCGTTGATTGGCAGGTGGTTTTTCAAAAACGCATCTTTACCGTGCGGGCTCCTGATCGCTCCCAGGCTGACCGGCTGTTAATTACGGCGGAGGCAGATATTCGTCATGATCGAGTATGA
- a CDS encoding head-tail connector protein has translation MLELELVKEHCRLEPDFSADDKLVNVFIGAARKHVEMYTRRTLYASASDPGYEDDEDHLLLDDDVRTAMLLCIGHWYANREAAVVGASASKLPLAVDALLQPYRIYGL, from the coding sequence ATGTTAGAGCTGGAATTGGTGAAAGAGCATTGCCGGCTGGAGCCTGATTTCAGCGCGGATGACAAACTGGTCAATGTATTCATCGGCGCGGCTAGAAAGCATGTTGAGATGTACACGCGCCGTACTCTCTACGCCAGTGCATCAGACCCAGGCTATGAGGATGATGAAGATCACCTGCTGCTTGATGACGATGTTCGCACTGCCATGCTGTTGTGTATCGGGCATTGGTACGCTAACCGCGAGGCCGCTGTAGTGGGGGCATCAGCGTCTAAATTGCCGCTGGCTGTTGATGCATTATTGCAACCCTACAGGATTTACGGGTTATGA
- a CDS encoding phage major capsid protein — MSEVNEILKKVTASIEDATGKFNAKAEDALKEAKKSGELSAETKDAVDKMATELNAMKAAEKTLKAALGELEQHVAQMPLNRAAEVIKSVGQQVISASALKDFASGIQGNQRLSIPVNAALISTDVPGQIVAPQRLPGIDTAPKQRLFIRDLIAPGTTGSSTIYWVQQTGFTNKAAAVPENTSKPYSDIQFAEKITPVRTLAHMFKASKQILDDFAQLQSTVDAEMRFGLKYVEEQEILFGDGTGAHLEGIMPQASKYAPAFEVTMQNGIDDLRLAMLQAQLARFPATGHVLHFTDWAKIELTKDTLGRYILANPSALVGPTLWGLPVVATEAAAFLGKFLTGAFSAGAQLFDREEANVVISTENADDFEKNMISIRCEERVALAVKRPEAFVTGAFTVPTPPAG, encoded by the coding sequence ATGTCTGAAGTAAATGAGATTTTGAAAAAAGTTACCGCGTCTATCGAAGATGCGACCGGCAAATTTAACGCCAAGGCTGAGGATGCGCTCAAGGAGGCGAAAAAGTCCGGTGAGTTGTCAGCCGAGACGAAGGACGCCGTTGATAAAATGGCGACAGAACTGAATGCCATGAAGGCGGCAGAAAAAACGCTGAAGGCGGCATTGGGTGAACTTGAGCAGCATGTGGCGCAAATGCCATTAAACCGCGCAGCTGAAGTAATCAAATCAGTAGGACAGCAAGTTATCTCCGCCTCTGCCCTGAAAGATTTCGCGTCAGGTATTCAAGGTAATCAGCGTCTGAGCATCCCGGTGAATGCCGCGCTTATTTCCACGGATGTGCCGGGGCAAATTGTGGCTCCGCAGCGCTTGCCGGGTATCGATACCGCGCCAAAGCAACGCCTGTTTATCCGCGATCTGATTGCACCAGGTACCACCGGTTCCAGTACGATTTATTGGGTGCAACAAACCGGCTTCACCAACAAGGCCGCTGCCGTACCTGAAAACACTTCGAAGCCGTACAGCGATATTCAGTTTGCGGAAAAAATCACGCCAGTTCGCACGTTGGCGCATATGTTCAAAGCCTCCAAGCAGATTCTGGATGACTTTGCGCAACTGCAATCAACGGTGGATGCAGAAATGCGCTTTGGCCTGAAGTATGTCGAAGAGCAGGAAATCCTGTTCGGTGACGGCACTGGCGCACATCTGGAAGGCATCATGCCGCAAGCATCGAAGTATGCACCGGCGTTTGAAGTCACAATGCAAAACGGCATTGACGATCTGCGCCTGGCAATGTTGCAGGCTCAACTGGCGCGTTTCCCTGCAACCGGGCATGTGTTGCACTTCACCGACTGGGCCAAAATTGAGTTGACCAAGGACACGCTGGGCCGCTACATCCTGGCTAACCCGTCAGCGCTTGTCGGCCCGACGCTTTGGGGATTACCGGTTGTTGCAACGGAAGCTGCAGCGTTCCTGGGTAAATTCCTGACCGGCGCATTCAGCGCAGGTGCGCAACTCTTCGATCGTGAAGAGGCCAACGTGGTGATCAGTACCGAGAACGCCGACGATTTCGAGAAAAACATGATTTCGATTCGTTGCGAAGAACGCGTGGCGCTGGCCGTCAAACGTCCTGAAGCGTTTGTCACCGGTGCGTTTACCGTCCCAACTCCGCCAGCCGGCTAA
- a CDS encoding head maturation protease, ClpP-related, whose product MTKKQLPAAPAGRPCAGVTCEPLPSALDRWNGGLKAAATDDNTISVFDVIGQDYWGEGVTAKRIAGALRSMNGADVTVNINSPGGDMFEGLAIYNLLREYQGKVTVKVLGLAASAASIIAMAGDDIQIGRGAFLMIHNCWVVALGNRHDFASMVDYLEPFDNAMADIYSARSGLDSEAVKQMMDGETYIGGSDAIEKGLADGLLSSDSVMSDDDSPSAALRKLDSLLAKANTPRSERRKLLKALTGNTPGAVTDPIGTPSAADASPETLAKLDAALNGLVSACQ is encoded by the coding sequence ATGACAAAAAAACAACTTCCGGCAGCGCCGGCGGGGCGCCCCTGCGCGGGTGTTACCTGCGAACCTTTACCCTCAGCGCTTGATCGCTGGAATGGCGGGTTAAAAGCCGCCGCCACTGATGACAATACCATTTCTGTATTTGACGTTATCGGGCAGGACTACTGGGGGGAAGGTGTTACGGCGAAGCGTATTGCGGGCGCGTTGCGGTCAATGAATGGTGCCGATGTCACAGTAAACATTAATTCGCCTGGTGGCGATATGTTCGAAGGCCTGGCAATTTACAACCTGCTGAGGGAATACCAGGGAAAAGTGACCGTGAAAGTGCTGGGGCTGGCCGCCAGTGCAGCCTCAATCATTGCCATGGCCGGTGACGACATTCAGATCGGTCGTGGGGCCTTTCTGATGATCCACAACTGCTGGGTGGTCGCACTGGGTAACCGTCATGATTTTGCATCCATGGTTGACTATCTGGAGCCGTTCGATAACGCAATGGCTGATATCTATTCTGCCCGCTCAGGTCTTGATAGCGAGGCCGTCAAGCAGATGATGGACGGCGAAACCTATATTGGTGGCAGCGATGCTATCGAGAAGGGGTTGGCAGATGGCCTGCTCTCCTCGGATTCCGTCATGAGTGATGACGATTCGCCCTCTGCGGCGCTGCGCAAACTGGATTCTTTACTGGCCAAGGCGAACACTCCACGGTCAGAACGTCGCAAACTTTTGAAAGCCCTTACGGGTAACACGCCGGGCGCTGTTACCGATCCAATTGGCACGCCGAGCGCTGCCGATGCATCCCCTGAAACGTTAGCCAAACTGGACGCCGCATTAAACGGCCTGGTTTCGGCGTGCCAATAA
- a CDS encoding phage portal protein, with the protein MDKNKQPGRVKSALLNWLGVPISLTTGTFWQEWFGTSSSGKVVTADKAIQLSSVWACIRLLSESISTLPLKVYMREADGSRKLAQDHPAYQVLCRRPNLEMTPSRFMLLVVASICLRGNAFVEKKMIGRKLVALDPLLPQNMVVKRLPTGKLEYTYTENGTKRVIPVDRMMHIRGFGLDGVCGMMPLSSGRDVFGAAMAVDEAAAKIFENGLQSTGFLSSKTALNKEQRERLRKSLQSFIGSKNAGKLMVLENELSYQNVTMNPEAAQLLESRAFSIEEICRWFRVPPFMVGHVTKQSSWASSVEGMNLIFLTNTLRPLLVNIEQEIARCLLDGDEDYFAEFSVEGLLRADSVGRSAYYTTALQNGWMSRNDVRRLENLPPIPGGDIYTVQLNLTPLEDLKQNNLGAQASSITKLHNYLFPDIPEEQSPLKKAA; encoded by the coding sequence ATGGACAAAAACAAACAACCGGGGCGCGTTAAAAGCGCCCTCTTAAATTGGCTGGGAGTCCCAATCAGTCTCACCACCGGGACATTCTGGCAAGAATGGTTTGGTACCAGCAGCAGCGGTAAGGTGGTAACCGCTGACAAGGCAATCCAGCTGTCCTCTGTCTGGGCTTGTATTCGCCTCCTCAGTGAGTCTATTTCCACGCTGCCGCTCAAGGTGTATATGCGCGAGGCGGATGGTTCCCGCAAGCTTGCGCAGGATCACCCTGCTTATCAGGTGTTGTGCCGCCGCCCCAATCTGGAAATGACGCCCTCGCGATTTATGTTGCTGGTGGTTGCCAGCATTTGTTTACGGGGTAATGCGTTCGTTGAAAAGAAAATGATCGGCCGCAAGCTGGTGGCGCTGGACCCACTCTTGCCGCAAAACATGGTGGTTAAACGCTTACCGACGGGAAAGCTTGAATACACCTATACAGAGAACGGGACTAAACGAGTGATCCCTGTTGACCGCATGATGCATATTCGCGGCTTTGGCCTGGATGGTGTGTGCGGCATGATGCCTTTGAGTTCTGGGCGCGATGTGTTCGGCGCTGCAATGGCCGTGGATGAAGCCGCTGCCAAGATTTTTGAAAACGGCCTTCAAAGCACCGGTTTTTTATCGTCAAAAACGGCATTGAACAAAGAGCAACGAGAGCGGCTGCGTAAAAGCCTGCAATCGTTTATCGGCTCAAAAAATGCCGGTAAGTTGATGGTGCTGGAAAACGAGCTTTCCTATCAGAACGTGACCATGAATCCAGAGGCTGCACAGCTTTTGGAAAGCCGTGCTTTCAGTATCGAAGAGATCTGTCGCTGGTTTCGAGTGCCACCGTTCATGGTGGGACATGTCACGAAGCAAAGCAGTTGGGCGTCCAGTGTCGAAGGGATGAACCTGATATTCCTGACCAACACGCTCCGACCGCTACTGGTTAACATCGAGCAGGAAATTGCGCGTTGCCTTTTGGATGGCGACGAGGATTATTTTGCCGAGTTTTCTGTGGAGGGCTTGCTTCGTGCTGATAGCGTTGGTCGCTCCGCGTACTACACCACCGCGCTGCAAAATGGTTGGATGAGCCGCAATGATGTCCGCCGGCTTGAAAATCTGCCGCCAATACCGGGGGGGGATATTTACACCGTGCAGCTAAACCTGACCCCTCTGGAGGATTTGAAACAGAATAACCTTGGAGCTCAGGCCAGCAGTATTACCAAGCTGCATAACTACCTCTTCCCTGACATTCCTGAAGAACAATCACCGCTGAAAAAAGCAGCGTAG
- a CDS encoding terminase large subunit has translation MVEKKKRTRSTSSLAPDPATQYALDVTEGKILAGPDIRNACKRHLNDLADGESRGLFWDVDAVSRVIDFFAKVLKLNGGEHEGAPFILLPWQAFVVGSIFGWKRANGSRRFRTAYVESGKGSGKSPLSAGIGLYCLMADKEPRAEVYAAATKKDQAMILFRDAVAMVNQSPALSQRIDPSGGAGKEWNLAFLQTGSFFRPISSDDGQSGPRPHCALIDEVHEHKDNKAVEMMRAGTKGRRQALIFMITNSGHDKTSVCYEYHQYGKQLAAGQKTNDAFFAFICSLDEGDDPFKDESCWAKANPSMGHTFQPEYLREQVEDARGMPSKESLVRRLNFCEWVDAENPWIGGDVWMACEKTFDIAELQGRMCYGGLDLSGKRDLTALSLYFPEIRTAFVEFWTPKDTLLDRARNDRVPYDAWVREEYVHAPVGSVIDYGSVSKRIAQLAALFDMQSIAFDRYHMDYLEPELIDEGITVPLVPHGQGFGKSKESGLWMPHSIELLEKLIIDKKITILFNPCLRWNAANAVTESDKSENRVFSKRRSNGRIDGVVALAMSVGAAEDIQEDDGDLEGFFDDPIIVGI, from the coding sequence ATGGTGGAAAAAAAGAAACGGACCCGCTCGACGAGTTCTTTGGCACCTGATCCAGCAACGCAATATGCATTGGATGTTACGGAGGGAAAAATTCTCGCCGGTCCAGATATTCGTAATGCCTGCAAACGCCATCTTAATGATTTGGCTGACGGAGAAAGTCGCGGCTTGTTCTGGGATGTTGATGCTGTTAGCCGTGTGATCGACTTCTTCGCCAAAGTGCTGAAGCTGAACGGCGGGGAACATGAAGGCGCACCATTTATTCTTTTACCCTGGCAGGCATTCGTTGTCGGCTCTATTTTTGGGTGGAAAAGGGCGAACGGTTCGCGCCGCTTTCGTACAGCCTATGTAGAGTCAGGCAAGGGATCGGGAAAGTCGCCACTTTCAGCGGGTATTGGTCTGTATTGCCTTATGGCAGACAAGGAGCCCCGCGCGGAGGTTTATGCGGCAGCGACGAAAAAAGACCAGGCGATGATCTTGTTTCGTGATGCCGTGGCGATGGTCAATCAGTCGCCCGCATTGTCGCAGCGTATCGATCCTTCAGGCGGTGCAGGTAAAGAATGGAACCTTGCTTTTCTGCAGACCGGTTCTTTCTTTCGTCCCATCAGTTCTGATGACGGCCAGTCTGGCCCACGTCCGCATTGTGCATTGATCGACGAAGTCCACGAACACAAAGACAACAAAGCCGTAGAGATGATGCGTGCCGGCACGAAAGGGCGCAGGCAGGCATTGATTTTCATGATCACTAACAGTGGCCACGATAAAACCAGCGTCTGTTACGAATACCATCAATACGGCAAACAACTGGCCGCTGGCCAGAAAACTAACGATGCATTTTTTGCGTTTATTTGCTCGCTTGATGAAGGCGATGATCCGTTTAAAGATGAATCGTGCTGGGCAAAAGCCAACCCGTCCATGGGGCATACCTTCCAACCTGAATACCTACGGGAGCAGGTAGAGGATGCGCGCGGTATGCCGTCCAAAGAAAGCCTGGTGCGCCGCCTTAACTTTTGTGAATGGGTAGATGCCGAGAACCCGTGGATAGGCGGCGATGTTTGGATGGCATGTGAAAAGACATTCGATATTGCCGAGTTGCAGGGGCGGATGTGCTATGGCGGCCTGGACTTATCAGGCAAGCGAGATTTAACCGCGCTTTCCCTGTATTTCCCTGAGATAAGAACGGCATTCGTGGAGTTCTGGACACCGAAGGATACGTTGCTCGACAGGGCAAGAAATGACCGTGTTCCCTATGATGCCTGGGTGCGGGAGGAATACGTCCACGCCCCGGTGGGCAGTGTTATCGATTACGGATCAGTATCAAAACGCATTGCCCAACTGGCGGCGTTATTTGATATGCAGTCCATCGCCTTTGACCGTTACCACATGGACTACTTAGAGCCAGAGCTGATAGATGAAGGGATCACCGTTCCTCTTGTGCCGCATGGGCAGGGGTTTGGCAAATCCAAGGAGTCCGGGCTCTGGATGCCGCACTCTATCGAGTTGTTAGAAAAACTCATTATCGATAAGAAAATCACCATTCTGTTTAATCCCTGCCTTCGTTGGAATGCGGCCAACGCCGTGACCGAGTCCGATAAAAGTGAAAACCGGGTGTTCAGCAAGCGCCGCAGTAATGGGCGTATAGACGGTGTTGTTGCGCTGGCAATGTCTGTTGGGGCAGCCGAGGACATACAGGAAGACGACGGCGATTTAGAAGGCTTTTTTGATGATCCGATCATAGTGGGTATCTGA
- a CDS encoding phage terminase small subunit P27 family: MAGRRPKPTHLKVVTGNPGKRKLNDKEPQPAREIPSPPAHLTDWGKTAWGRMTVLLDGMGVLTVADTFALERLCDIYADILQLRNTITDEGRTYTVQTEGGFLIKANPAVSMLADADRRFKSYLVEFGLTPAARSKVNVNGGKKETDPLDEFFGT, encoded by the coding sequence ATGGCAGGACGACGCCCGAAACCGACCCATTTAAAAGTGGTGACCGGTAATCCGGGTAAACGCAAACTTAATGATAAAGAGCCGCAACCGGCTCGAGAAATTCCCAGCCCTCCCGCACATCTTACCGATTGGGGGAAAACAGCCTGGGGCCGCATGACGGTATTGTTGGACGGCATGGGCGTTTTGACTGTCGCCGATACGTTTGCCCTGGAGCGGCTTTGCGATATCTACGCCGACATTCTTCAACTGCGCAATACCATCACCGACGAAGGCCGAACCTACACAGTCCAGACTGAAGGGGGATTTTTAATCAAGGCCAACCCCGCAGTATCAATGCTGGCTGATGCTGATCGCCGATTCAAAAGTTACTTGGTTGAGTTTGGTCTGACGCCAGCAGCCAGATCAAAGGTAAATGTAAATGGTGGAAAAAAAGAAACGGACCCGCTCGACGAGTTCTTTGGCACCTGA